In the genome of Danio rerio strain Tuebingen ecotype United States chromosome 23, GRCz12tu, whole genome shotgun sequence, one region contains:
- the slc26a10 gene encoding solute carrier family 26 member 10 — translation MSASVAIYRNIYTEDRFRQTYGTEDQSGGRERLRDRLAQRCSCSQVECVHLLHKRLPVCSWLPKYKLRKWLLGDIIAGLTVGIVHIPQGMAFALLTSVAPVYGLYTSFFPVVLYMLFGTGHHVSTGTFAVLSLMTGSVVEQLVPIPLALNSSSPEAAEFEAQRIGVASAVAFLSGIMMLCMCGLQLGFLSTYLSEPIVKAFTSAAAFHVTVSQLQSMLGLRLPRYAGAFSLFKTLASVMENVPHTNLAELVISLLCLAVLVPVKEVNSRFRERLRTPIPVEIITVIIATGITYAFSLDSKYDIQIVGHIPAGFPEPRLPALETVPEIAGDTVAITLVAYAVSVSLAMIYADKHGYSIDPNQELLAHGISNTVSSLFTCFPNSATLATTNILESAGGHTQLAGLFTSLVVLIVLLLIGPLFYFLPKAVLACINVTSLRQMFLQFQDLPELWRISKIDFMVWLVTWLSVVVLNVDLGLAIGMVFSMMTVVCRTQRASCSVLGRAANTEIYRSINNHNKCYEVPGVKILTYNGPIYYGNRSFFKADMAQLLGLTPERIRSREKALKAIEKREREAISTVEQGVADSSFSSKNDLFTSEMAEGEVQAVLIDCSSVIFVDIAGARLFIQMCMECQKIGVRIYLANCNESVLKILTSSGLMNYMNPQHIFVTIHDAVVYIQQQREKPPETNTMVWV, via the exons ATGAGCGCGTCGGTGGCTATTTACAGAAACATATACACTGAGGATCGGTTCCGACAGACGTACGGTACGGAAGACCAGTCTGGCGGGAGAGAGCGGCTCCGGGACCGGCTGGCGCAGAGATGCAGCTGCTCGCAGGTGGAGTGCGTTCACCTGCTTCACAAGAGACTGCCCGTGTGCAGCTGGCTGCCAAAGTACAAGCTCAGAAAATGGCTCTTAGGAGATATCATAGCCGGACTGACTGTTGGAATAGTACACATTCCCCaag GGATGGCGTTTGCTTTGTTGACATCAGTGGCTCCTGTCTATGGGCTTTACACATCTTTTTTCCCAGTGGTCCTTTATATGCTTTTTGGCACTGGTCATCATGTTTCCACAG GTACCTTTGCTGTGTTGAGTCTGATGACTGGCTCAGTTGTGGAGCAGCTGGTCCCCATCCCACTCGCACTGAATAGCAGTAGCCCAGAGGCTGCAGAGTTTGAGGCCCAGAGGATTGGAGTGGCATCAGCCGTAGCCTTTCTCTCAGGCATAATGATG CTCTGTATGTGTGGACTCCAGTTGGGTTTCCTTTCTACATATCTCTCAGAACCAATTGTTAAGGCGTTCACAAGTGCAGCCGCCTTCCACGTGACTGTCTCACAGCTGCAAAGCATGTTGGGATTACGGTTACCCCGATATGCTGGTGCCTTTTCTCtttttaag ACGTTGGCTTCAGTGATGGAAAACGTGCCCCACACTAATTTGGCTGAGCTGGTGATCTCACTGCTCTGCCTGGCTGTTCTGGTGCCTGTTAAAGAGGTCAATTCCCGCTTTCGGGAGCGTCTGCGGACTCCAATCCCTGTGGAGATTATCACT GTAATAATTGCAACAGGAATCACATATGCCTTTTCTCTGGATTCCAAGTATGACATACAGATTGTAGGACATATTCCTGCAGG TTTTCCAGAACCACGACTGCCTGCATTAGAGACAGTTCCAGAAATTGCTGGTGACACAGTAGCTATCACACTCGTCGCCTATGCTGTGTCTGTATCTCTAGCCATGATATATGCTGATAAGCATGGATACTCCATCGATCCAAATCAG gAGCTTCTAGCACATGGGATCTCCAACACTGTGTCATCTCTGTTCACTTGCTTCCCCAATTCAGCTACACTGGCCACTACAAACATACTAGAGAGTGCTGGAGGTCACACGCAG CTTGCAGGACTATTCACAAGTCTGGTTGTTCTTATTGTACTTCTGCTGATAGGACCTCTGTTTTACTTTTTACCCAAG GCAGTGCTGGCATGTATAAATGTGACCAGCCTGAGACAGATGTTCCTACAGTTTCAGGATCTCCCTGAACTATGGAGAATTAGCAAAATTGACTTT ATGGTGTGGCTTGTGACCTGGCTGTCTGTAGTTGTGCTGAATGTAGACCTGGGGTTGGCCATTGGGATggtcttttccatgatgacagtcgTCTGTCGCACACAGAG GGCCAGCTGCTCTGTGTTAGGAAGAGCTGCCAACACGGAGATCTACAGATCCATCAACAACCATAATAAA TGCTATGAAGTGCCCGGTGTGAAGATCCTGACCTACAATGGGCCCATCTATTATGGCAACCGTAGCTTTTTCAAGGCGGATATGGCTCAGCTACTGGGACTCACCCCTGAGAGGATACGCAGTCGAGAAAAAGCCCTGAAGGCTATTGAGAAGAGGGAAAGAGAGGCCATTAGCACTGTA GAGCAAGGAGTTGCAGACAGTTCATTTTCTTCAAAGAATGACTTGTTCACATCAG AGATGGCTGAAGGTGAAGTCCAGGCTGTGCTGATAGACTGCAGCAGCGTCATTTTTGTGGATATCGCAGGAGCTCGGTTATTTATACAA ATGTGCATGGAGTGCCAGAAGATTGGGGTACGGATATACCTGGCTAACTGCAATG AGAGCGTACTAAAGATTCTCACATCCAGCGGGCTGATGAACTACATGAATCCTCAGCATATCTTTGTAACAATCCATGATGCCGTGGTCTACATCCAACAGCAGAGA GAGAAACCTCCAGAGACCAACACAATGGTGTGGGTGTGA